In Methanobrevibacter millerae, the following proteins share a genomic window:
- a CDS encoding thymidylate kinase: MKFIVIDGLDGSGKDTQINLLADFYTKQGKNVVVRSHPCNDNKYGIKSKQALLKTGKINHIKATIYFGLDAIRSVRRYSHDESIDVLIFSRYILAVMYLPSVVNVVVYKIVCFALPTSDTMFFLDVSPEESLRRIGSRDEETEMFENYDSLKKTRENSKKFTYNWVVIDGDKSIDEISSQIISRCVETD, translated from the coding sequence ATGAAATTCATAGTAATTGACGGCCTTGACGGGTCAGGAAAGGACACACAAATTAATTTGCTTGCAGACTTCTACACAAAACAGGGAAAGAATGTCGTTGTGCGTTCACATCCCTGCAATGACAATAAATACGGCATCAAATCCAAGCAGGCTCTTTTAAAAACTGGTAAAATCAATCATATTAAGGCAACGATTTATTTTGGCCTTGATGCAATAAGGTCCGTTCGCAGGTATTCTCATGACGAAAGCATTGATGTTCTCATTTTTTCAAGATACATTCTGGCGGTAATGTATCTTCCAAGCGTTGTCAATGTTGTTGTATATAAAATCGTCTGTTTTGCGCTTCCGACTTCAGATACAATGTTCTTTTTGGATGTCTCTCCCGAGGAATCCCTTAGAAGAATCGGTTCACGTGACGAAGAGACTGAAATGTTTGAAAATTATGATTCCCTTAAGAAAACCCGTGAAAACTCCAAAAAATTCACTTACAATTGGGTTGTCATTGACGGGGACAAATCCATTGATGAAATCAGCAGCCAAATAATTTCAAGGTGTGTGGAAACGGACTAG
- the priS gene encoding DNA primase catalytic subunit PriS, with product MFSKATMKERRQYYREEWSEKDLPDFIRDGIKKREFGFDHNGRGPNDRYKTFRGTDSLRKFLRYKAPFAAYISVAFYNNPRRREDWQKAEYIFDVDAKDIPIRTCNCDGVCEVCLGEALEIVNSLIDTLDGDLGLKNIHLIYSGRGYHIRILDEEMMLANSELRSEVLKYVAGAEVPKSQFINTDISNKAFNFEHFSIPIGYSRIFTDKMKFNVQHLTGQEEIDGINPKLMKDILKARHHLDNDEWGYFKRDIGPRRYKNLVEAMARVNLATIDAKVSIDLKRILRLPSSLHSKVSMKCMEVKNRETFDPFKEAVPKFVYERDD from the coding sequence ATGTTTTCAAAAGCTACCATGAAAGAAAGGCGTCAATACTATCGCGAGGAATGGAGCGAAAAGGACCTTCCAGACTTCATAAGGGACGGAATAAAGAAGCGTGAGTTCGGTTTTGACCATAACGGAAGAGGTCCTAATGACAGGTATAAAACTTTCAGGGGAACGGATTCTTTGCGAAAATTCCTTAGATACAAGGCACCCTTTGCGGCTTATATTTCAGTAGCTTTTTACAATAATCCGAGAAGGCGTGAAGACTGGCAGAAGGCAGAATACATCTTCGACGTTGACGCCAAGGACATTCCCATAAGGACATGCAACTGCGACGGCGTTTGTGAAGTTTGCTTAGGTGAAGCCCTTGAAATCGTCAATTCACTGATTGATACTCTGGACGGTGATTTGGGGCTTAAAAACATTCATTTAATCTATTCAGGCAGAGGATACCATATCAGGATTCTGGATGAGGAGATGATGCTTGCAAACAGCGAATTAAGATCAGAAGTGCTTAAATACGTTGCAGGCGCCGAAGTTCCAAAGTCCCAGTTCATCAATACCGACATTTCAAACAAGGCCTTTAATTTCGAGCATTTTTCCATCCCTATCGGATATTCAAGAATATTTACGGACAAGATGAAATTCAACGTTCAGCATCTGACCGGCCAGGAGGAAATCGACGGCATCAACCCCAAATTAATGAAGGACATCCTTAAGGCAAGACACCACCTGGACAATGACGAATGGGGATACTTTAAAAGGGATATCGGTCCAAGAAGGTATAAAAACCTGGTTGAAGCCATGGCCAGGGTTAATTTGGCCACCATCGACGCCAAGGTTTCCATTGACCTCAAAAGGATATTGAGGCTTCCGTCATCCCTTCACTCAAAGGTAAGCATGAAATGCATGGAAGTCAAGAACAGGGAAACATTCGATCCTTTCAAAGAGGCCGTTCCAAAATTCGTTTATGAGAGAGATGATTAA
- a CDS encoding tetratricopeptide repeat protein — MKGKLDSLEKEKNYDEILRLIDEISLKNPEEAHSLLFKKANAYIGLEKFEEAIKTLDVYVKDCSDSDKIKSYILIATCYTALGDMKRTDEYLEKALELDPDNEMLLKQLSYGAYINGEFEKCCKYDERLIEIDKADIEDYINLIFSCIQLEMIDEALYYAEKIIEIDPTNLDVFATLTIIYESVKDEEKLKEVCERIVNLKDDGSMQIILLKAQALLELGDEKTSFEFVNKAIKLYPYDPFPYMMKGLLYNQLEKYDRAEECFNEAFKLNPELLDSVEKLI; from the coding sequence ATGAAGGGAAAGTTGGATAGTTTGGAAAAGGAAAAGAATTATGATGAGATTTTACGATTAATTGATGAGATAAGTTTAAAAAACCCCGAAGAGGCCCATTCACTATTGTTTAAAAAGGCAAATGCATATATTGGCCTGGAAAAATTCGAAGAGGCCATAAAAACACTGGACGTATACGTTAAGGACTGTTCCGACAGTGACAAAATCAAGTCCTACATCCTGATTGCAACCTGCTACACAGCTCTTGGCGACATGAAAAGAACGGATGAATACCTTGAAAAGGCACTTGAACTGGACCCTGACAATGAGATGCTTTTAAAGCAGCTCTCCTACGGCGCCTACATTAACGGCGAATTTGAAAAGTGCTGCAAATACGATGAAAGGCTTATAGAGATTGACAAGGCAGACATTGAAGATTATATAAACCTGATTTTTTCATGCATTCAGCTTGAAATGATAGATGAGGCACTGTATTATGCCGAAAAGATAATTGAAATCGACCCGACTAACCTTGACGTTTTTGCCACGCTGACAATTATTTATGAAAGCGTAAAGGATGAGGAAAAGCTTAAGGAAGTATGTGAAAGGATAGTTAATCTGAAAGATGACGGGTCAATGCAGATAATTCTTTTAAAGGCGCAGGCATTGCTGGAGCTTGGTGATGAGAAAACCTCCTTTGAATTCGTTAACAAGGCCATAAAGCTATACCCCTATGATCCTTTCCCGTATATGATGAAAGGACTGCTCTACAATCAGCTGGAAAAGTATGACCGTGCTGAAGAATGCTTCAACGAAGCGTTCAAACTGAATCCTGAACTTTTAGACAGCGTTGAAAAGCTTATATGA
- a CDS encoding TetR/AcrR family transcriptional regulator produces MNTKDLILEKTLKLILEKGTIDISINEIRNCTGLTTGGIYYHFSDKNDIFEAIMQKYMIDYIKINFDKISLEGSSKERIHDALLYILHHFTNGVEIESIHEKINYGSVLILLTATGYADDEVSSIISQTGKDIGIFLTDLVEDGKRKNEIRHDFSTENITESLYIMYMGVQCFWLDFPNEDIDLLFEKNFDMTWKAIEYQ; encoded by the coding sequence ATGAACACTAAAGACTTGATTCTTGAAAAAACGCTGAAATTGATTTTGGAGAAAGGCACAATTGATATTTCAATTAATGAAATTCGAAATTGTACCGGACTGACAACCGGCGGCATATATTATCATTTTTCAGATAAAAACGACATATTTGAAGCAATTATGCAAAAGTATATGATTGATTATATTAAAATCAATTTTGATAAAATCTCTCTTGAAGGTTCATCAAAGGAGAGAATCCATGATGCATTGCTTTATATTTTACATCACTTCACAAACGGTGTTGAAATTGAAAGCATCCATGAAAAAATCAATTATGGTAGTGTATTAATTCTTTTAACCGCAACAGGATATGCCGATGATGAGGTTAGCAGTATAATTTCACAAACAGGAAAGGATATTGGAATATTTTTAACCGACCTTGTCGAAGACGGCAAAAGGAAAAATGAAATCAGACACGACTTCTCAACTGAAAACATTACCGAATCATTGTATATCATGTATATGGGAGTTCAATGCTTTTGGTTAGATTTCCCAAATGAGGATATTGATCTTCTTTTTGAGAAAAACTTTGATATGACCTGGAAGGCCATCGAATACCAGTAA
- a CDS encoding TetR/AcrR family transcriptional regulator, with protein sequence MNTKKLILEKTLKLMIEKQNSLISVREISAATGIATGGIYHYFSNKEEIYNEIIERYYLNFYKFNIDELRQIKGNAKEKIHDVMAEIFKQKETGIKIESIEDEIDYRNILAILTAKGFVHENFQELCQSILNELKEFFTEIIEEGQKNGEIRQDFSTEDIVESLIIMYMGIAYEWETYLIDDMVSTFEDNFNLQWEKIRFRE encoded by the coding sequence ATGAATACAAAAAAGTTAATTTTAGAAAAGACTTTAAAATTAATGATTGAAAAGCAAAACTCCCTAATTTCAGTTAGAGAAATCAGTGCAGCCACAGGAATTGCTACCGGTGGAATATACCATTATTTTTCAAATAAAGAAGAGATATATAATGAAATTATTGAAAGATACTATCTAAACTTTTACAAATTCAACATAGATGAACTCCGCCAGATAAAGGGAAATGCAAAAGAGAAAATTCACGATGTCATGGCTGAAATTTTTAAGCAAAAAGAAACCGGAATCAAAATTGAATCGATTGAGGATGAAATAGACTACAGAAACATATTGGCAATTTTGACTGCAAAAGGATTTGTTCATGAAAATTTTCAGGAGTTATGCCAAAGCATCCTAAACGAATTGAAGGAATTTTTCACAGAAATTATTGAGGAAGGACAGAAAAACGGGGAAATCCGACAGGACTTCTCAACCGAAGACATTGTAGAGTCATTAATTATCATGTACATGGGAATTGCATATGAATGGGAGACATATCTAATTGATGATATGGTTTCAACCTTTGAAGATAACTTTAATTTGCAATGGGAAAAGATAAGATTCAGAGAATAA